The sequence TGGACCCATCAAATCTATATGCAGTAGCTCAAGTGGTCGAGAAGTAAGAATATGAGAAACTTTCTTGTGTTGAGCTCTAGTTTGCTTTCCTTCTTGGCATGCTCCACAAACTATTTTCTTGGCTTTAATGGCCTTGGACAGTCCATTTACAACTTCTCTTTTTGAGATCTTTGATAGATTCTAAAACTAATGTGCCTTAGGCTTTGATGCCACAACTCAACTTCATCAAGTAAGACTCTATGGCAGCTCAACCTTGATATTGGAGAGACTCCATAGCAATTATCTAAGGTTCTTGTGCCCTTTAAGATCCATTCTCTAGCTTGATTATAAATAttgcattcatcttttaaaaactGCACAAAGAGATTATTATCACAAAACTAACTAATGTTGAGTAAATTAGCTTTAagactattaaaaaataaaacattatgtaGAATAGGTAATTTCCCTTCTACAACAGCCTTGCTTCCATCTACAAATGTCGCGGTGGCTCCATTGGTTGGTTTCACCTTCTTGAATAACATTTTATCTCCAGACATGTGTTTCAAACACCAGTTGTCCAGGTACCAAAGACAATCTTCCATTGATCTAAGTGTTGTGTGAACAACAAAACACATagcattttctttaatcaccCACTTCGCCTTGAGTTTTGActtgttctttttatttgcACCGTTTTGcatgatcttttctttattttgaaagCAAAAAGCTGTTAGTTCACCAAGCTTGAGACTTATGAAGTTAATTTGTTGACTCAAATCATCAACTTGATTCTCTAGGttcttccctttcctttttgaatttcttttaccTTCAATTTTCTGCACTTGATACAAATTAAAACAATGTGGCCTTATATGACCAGCAACTCCACAATTATGACAAGTAGGGATAAATTTACCTTCATACTTACCTTTCTTCATCATTTGGATAGCTGAATTTCCATGCAAAGTTTTTGAATAAACTGACTTAGGTACAACATGATTTTGAATGTTTAAACCTTGACTTCCTTTAACAAAAACAATACTTTTAAGTGCAGTGGCAGCGGATGATGAggcttatttttctttccctttggAGGTCATATATCCTAGGCCAGTTCTATCACTACTTAATTTCTGAAAACTCAACATTTATTCTAATTTCTGTGTAGCAGTTTTTTGTTTGCACTCCTGAAAATTTTCCAATTCTTTTCTAGTGCAGCCTTTTGATAATTTAATCGTGATACTTCAACATCAGAAATTTTTAATACCTCCGAAAGgttatttttctcattctctataGCAGTAAGTTTACTGTACAACTTCTTGTTGAGTTTCTTCAGTTTGACCATTTCTTCACACACATCATTGTATGCTTCATGTACACTTAGTTCTTGGTCAGCATCAACAAGTGCTACATCCGAATCACTATCATCACTTTCACTTTCAAATTTTGTTAGTGTAATCTCAGGAAAATTATTCACAATAGTAGAAAAAGTCATAAAAGATTTTTCATCATCTGATGATGAATTTGAACTTTCAAGATCTGAACTGTCACTAAGTGTGACATttaatgtttttcctttacttttcttgaaatttggcATTCAATTCTTATATGACCATAACCAAAACATTCATGACACTTCACTTTGTCATCTTTCTCAACTTTATCTTTATtccaattttcaaaatcatttttcttagcagaaaattcttttcttcatttttgtttacCACTAGTCTTTTtattaaacataaattttttgaactttcTCGCAATGAGAGCTATGTCCTCAtcgttcaaatttttttatcagaaaAATCCTCACGGCtttcttttatagtttttaaagaCATAGACTTACATTTATTTGCTTGAGGAAGTGAGGATTCATACGTTTGTAAAAAACTAACCAACTCTTCAACCCTTATTGCATTCAAATATTTACTTTCCACAATAGCAGTCACTTTAGACCGAAATTTTTCAGGTAGCGACATCGAAATCTTCTGCACAACTCTTAAGTCTTCGACTTTTTTACTGAGATTTAACTAGAATTTCCAGTGTCATTTAGCttatcataaaaatcattaaaattctcatcttccagcatcttaatctcttcaaattttgatgttAACAATtgtaatttagaatttttcacaatttttgttCCCTTATGTGTAACATCCAAGTTGTCTCATGCTTCTTTAGCAATCTCGTACATGAAAATTCTCTTAAATTCTTTCGGAGATACAACCATGAAAATAGCATTTAGTCCCTTGCTCTTCCAACTACAATTGTTAGCCTCATCTCTCATTCAAGCATCAATATTTGCTTCGGGTTTAGTCCACCCTTGTTCAATGGAGTACCATACTTGTTCATCCGAAGGCTCTCATGCGTacttttcaatatgcataatttTCACTATTGAAGTGCGACAAGGCAGCCAACGATGACATATTCAACAGGGCACGGATCACATTCGAATGAGTGGACCATGCTCTTATGCCAATTAAAATTTCCAATGTACCTCTGTATATTCACAAGATTGCGTACCAATTCACTTAAACAACTTGGTTAGTTCTCAATCTTATAGCTatttaaacaattaaaatacttaaagtaaataaataaatttgcataAGACAACGATTGGTTAtgaagggaaaccctttgaaGAATTTCTCAGAGGTAAAACCCGATGGGGCAGCCAAACCTagaaaagataattttattatttgaaaatcaaattacaaataagttctcaattacaaaacttttgtattgactctcttacttgaccagacaaacgaTCCGTTTGTCTTCTATCGCAGTAGCAGCCAAAAcctctgacgatcttcaaatattatcttttctcctagaactccagtggctgaaaTCTAATTAATGATCCTCCAAACTtgaagcacgatcacactcaagGGAGATGAAAAGTAAGATGAAAATAAGTGAATTTTCTCTCTCAAACACACGGAATCTCTACACGATAATTCTTAGTTCAAACTCCTTAAAGAGTTATTAAATCGATTCATTTTAATTAGGAAGTCTGGAAAGAGTTCCAATTAAGGTAAGACTCTACTAAAGGATCAAGTCTATCACGAGAACATCTCCTGACGAATTGTTGACGTTTCACAATAACTCTTCACTGCAGCTTCTGATTTCACTCCACTCTTTTATTCTGAATAAGTGTAGATCTTTATGGACTCGATTTACacataattaacttatctaAACAAACTCTAAGATTTTTAGATAAATTCAAtgttgttatagataaagtcaataattattttacattcatccaaaaatataaatataatgataggataaactctatcatttagctacctagtcctagccaaactttttgtttttacatcACTAATTTTCattatagtgatttttaatatttttttataattattcataattaattatattttaaaagagtatttgtattaaataaaaatgcatgATTGCAAATTTGCAAAGTGCACGGTAACTCGGGGCTAGTTAGGGGCTAGTtaggataatgagatgagatgattttagataagttgaataaaatattattagaattttatttttttaatattattattattttgagatttgaaaaagtagaattgtctattatattttatgtaaaaatttaaaaaattgtaatgataagatgagataaaataagatgaggtGAGATATTTATGTATCTAAACCGGTTTGAATCATTGAGGAATTCTATACATCAaccactattcactttcacacccTGCAcctttagcttttttttttcatagggtgtggggtgtttttcaaaaagtatgtgatatttttcataaggtgtggagtatgagataatgaatagtagctgacgaaaataatttttttctctcatttataGCAGGTTTGGGGTAtgggatgagacataaaattctcatataatctcatcttatttcatctcatcttatttccaaatataattcaaatagaGAAATGCTAAACATCccgaatgagtttttttttttcttagtgattaaagaagtgttttttaatgatattgtgaatttttttatttttttaaaaatgtttatgatgattaaaaaaatatataaaataaaagaaataaaataaaataaaatgtgctatTCGGGAACATTTATTTTTCGGAAAGTGTAGTACTACtcattcaaatattaaatttttaaattaatcattacaattttttcaaattaatcattataaccttttgaaataaaaaataaaaataattctaactttttcaaattacaaataaaaataatattataaaataatattttataatattttttatttaattttttctctctattttttcaaaatccaaaattaatcaactcaaaccattttagtTGGACCGTATTCGCGATTTATTTACGTAttcgaacaaataaaaattctatatacaaactatcttacttaTCTTAACTCCTCAAACCTGCCAGTCCCGTGTTGTCGGACCCGTCCAAAAAACTCCCCTCTCTCGCTCTCGGAGTCAAACTGCTGTCTGTCGGTCTGTCTCAGTAATTTTTAACTCAATCCacgaaagaatagagaaatagaaaagaaaaggcgCGATGAGAACGAACGACGAGGTTCCACCGACAACAGTAGCACTTCCTTCGTCGACGTTGAAGAAAGAGAACTCCGACGCTCATCCTGGGTTCTTCGGCAAGACCCGGCCGTACAAGTTCTGGGCTCTGGCCGCCATTCTTCTCCTCGCTTTCTGGTCCTTGTTCACCTGCTCCGTCACTCTCAAATGGTCCGCCGGTGATCTCACCAGCTTCTCCGGCCATACCCACTCTCACATCCGCGACGATCTTGATATTCTCGTACTCacgcatctctctctctctctctctcactctctctctctcacacacacaaactcATATACACACCCATTGATTGTCGTACATGACTTTTGTTGGCcttgattttactcttttttttttttggttggggggGTGGGCATAGGAagtggaggagagagagaaggtggTGAGGCACATGTGGGATGTATACGCTCAAAGCAAGAGTAACAGACTGCCTAAGTTTTGGCAGAAGGCTTTCGAAGCTGCTTACGAGCATTTGGTTAGTGATATTCCCGGCGTCCGAGACTCTGCCGTTTCCGAAATTGCCAAGATGTCCATCAGCTCCATCACTCTCGACCCGCTTCCTGCTCAATCCCAGGTAATATATCAACCTCTACTTCTTGATTCTATTGTtgatgtgtttgtgtgtgtgtgtgtgtgtgtgtgtgtccaaTAGGCTATTTAAGAATCAGGTTTTTACATTTTGATTAGCAAAACTTTTGCAATTGGCGTTTGCTTCTGTTAGAGAGAAAATCATTAGAGATAAACTCAGAtcaagattttgatttgattttctctCTAACAGCTTCTGTTCGAAGTTTTTCCCTTTCAGGGTTGGAGCCGACATTGAATAATGATGATCTATCTATGTTTGGATACATTTTTCTTCCCAGATTCTTTTTGCTCCAGCATGCAGTTCTGGGGAATTGAGGTTCTGGCTATTGCAGTGGCCGGTGATGAAAGTTTACCAAAAATCATTAAGTTAGAGAACTAGCAAACCATATACATAATAATGACTCCAATTAATTAGCAGAACTTTGTTTACTATTTATATTACAGGTCTTTTATACTGTTTGAGAACTTCAAAACTTGTTTAAAGCCTTCTTTTAAACAGAACATAGTATGTTGGAAATAGCATGTTCAAAGCTTACTTGAAATGATCCATAGGTTATTGCTGAAGGCTAAGTCAAGATGCAATCCCATGTCGGTATAGTTTGACTTGTCCTatgatgttgtttttgtttttgtttgttatgaGCTAACCCATGCTCCAGGTAAACCAAAAGCATAATGCTTCTAGTAagtcaaattataatatcatataaaatgtcatattttaCCAAATATTCTCATATTCCCTTTGCATTCATTCATTTTACTAATGCAAGTTGTTTACAATTGCCAAATGGCGATTTAAGATAAGATTTCAGtttcattaagttctttgataTGCAATATTTGTTGACTTTTCTTCCATTGCTCTATATGGTCCAGTGGAGTGTTAATATAAAGCATTTCCATTGTTTGATTACATttactctttttgtttttcctcccTTTCATTTATTCTAATTTTCTCCAATGTTTTAAATCGATTCTTCTTAGCAATTGATTATTTTGTAACACTTATTTCACCTTGATCTGATTTTCTGGAATGCAAGCTTTATATATTTTGAACATACTGAGATCAAAACTTGatgcattattcttttttagtaCTAGAGAGGGATGTAGATTTTTTC comes from Juglans microcarpa x Juglans regia isolate MS1-56 chromosome 8S, Jm3101_v1.0, whole genome shotgun sequence and encodes:
- the LOC121244869 gene encoding uncharacterized protein LOC121244869 isoform X1 → MRTNDEVPPTTVALPSSTLKKENSDAHPGFFGKTRPYKFWALAAILLLAFWSLFTCSVTLKWSAGDLTSFSGHTHSHIRDDLDILEVEEREKVVRHMWDVYAQSKSNRLPKFWQKAFEAAYEHLVSDIPGVRDSAVSEIAKMSISSITLDPLPAQSQKPLVRLVGGLSSPMTRKLSDMDAIILVIFFSWFNCCSLIRYFLSSSPEGDGT
- the LOC121244869 gene encoding uncharacterized protein LOC121244869 isoform X2, which codes for MRTNDEVPPTTVALPSSTLKKENSDAHPGFFGKTRPYKFWALAAILLLAFWSLFTCSVTLKWSAGDLTSFSGHTHSHIRDDLDILEVEEREKVVRHMWDVYAQSKSNRLPKFWQKAFEAAYEHLVSDIPGVRDSAVSEIAKMSISSITLDPLPAQSQSTRLSRKSPKQAGKVKQASTVGSSR